One genomic segment of Paenibacillus durus includes these proteins:
- a CDS encoding PhzF family phenazine biosynthesis protein, with protein sequence MKQYVVDAFTDKVFGGNPAAVCVMDEWLPEELMLKITAENNLSETAFAVKEGGEYRLRWFTPGGEIDLCGHATLATAYVIANYYEKNVERITFQTMSGELVVVKKDDLFEMDLPSYDLKKVDVTDEMAEAIGVIPLEAYMGRDLVCILETEEQVCNVNPDQDKVKKLDGLLLHVTAEGKDYNCVSRSFAPKCSVPEDPVCGSGHCHIIPFWADRLNQKSIVAYQASARGGVLYCDYEGPRTKLSGKAALYSIAELYI encoded by the coding sequence ATGAAACAGTATGTAGTTGATGCGTTCACAGATAAAGTTTTTGGAGGCAATCCGGCAGCGGTATGCGTTATGGATGAATGGCTTCCGGAAGAACTGATGCTGAAAATCACTGCTGAAAATAATCTTTCCGAAACAGCTTTTGCAGTGAAAGAAGGAGGTGAATACCGGCTTAGATGGTTTACACCGGGCGGGGAAATTGACCTTTGCGGCCATGCAACATTGGCAACAGCGTATGTTATTGCTAACTATTATGAAAAAAATGTGGAGAGAATCACGTTTCAGACAATGAGCGGGGAGCTTGTTGTGGTGAAAAAAGATGATTTATTTGAAATGGACCTTCCGTCATATGATTTGAAAAAGGTAGACGTCACCGATGAAATGGCAGAGGCCATAGGTGTAATACCGCTAGAGGCATATATGGGAAGAGACCTGGTATGTATTCTGGAAACAGAAGAACAAGTCTGTAACGTAAATCCTGACCAAGATAAGGTAAAAAAACTGGATGGACTTTTATTGCATGTTACAGCTGAAGGAAAAGATTATAACTGTGTATCCAGATCATTTGCACCTAAATGCAGTGTACCTGAAGATCCTGTATGCGGTAGTGGACACTGTCATATCATTCCGTTCTGGGCAGACCGGTTAAATCAAAAATCAATAGTTGCTTATCAGGCATCAGCTCGTGGAGGAGTCCTATATTGTGATTATGAAGGACCACGTACGAAATTAAGCGGTAAGGCTGCTTTATATTCCATAGCAGAACTATATATTTAA
- a CDS encoding S8 family serine peptidase has translation MNKIKVAIIDSGIDMNHPCLSYREVTGIKLIEEDGNILFKNCIIDSHGHGTAVAGIIFEKCSEVDLLSIGILDGDLKCKFTYLKAALQFAINADVQIINLSLGTVMEKYKEVLKSLCDEAERKGIFIVAAVNNDTNSSYPADFPNVFGVRSKYIIYKHGFVFNPNGLHVYANGFQQKVCSKDGAHLYVSGNSFAAAHFTGILANIIYSMGCQKRDSIIEQLIKARLDLTKLENEEDYNHFPKINKGLLFPINEENIERIRLHQKGDPEIIGFYDYRTFYFDYYQVKTPDGNKEVRIYSSLEEGLEKADTLLIGDVSFISYQQKKDLLQNLIKKAITLGKNVLVKDAFHPDEHKELYELAKKKGKFIKSKYI, from the coding sequence ATGAATAAAATTAAAGTTGCTATAATCGATAGCGGAATTGATATGAATCATCCTTGTTTGTCTTATAGAGAGGTAACTGGAATAAAACTTATTGAAGAGGATGGAAATATACTTTTTAAAAATTGCATTATTGATTCACATGGACATGGAACTGCTGTTGCTGGAATTATTTTTGAAAAATGTTCTGAAGTAGATTTGTTAAGTATTGGCATTTTGGATGGAGATCTCAAATGCAAATTTACCTATCTTAAAGCAGCTTTGCAATTTGCTATTAACGCAGATGTGCAGATTATTAATTTAAGTTTAGGCACTGTTATGGAGAAGTATAAGGAAGTATTAAAATCTTTGTGTGATGAGGCCGAAAGAAAAGGAATATTCATTGTAGCAGCGGTTAACAACGATACAAATTCCAGTTATCCAGCAGACTTTCCGAATGTTTTTGGAGTTAGAAGTAAATACATTATTTATAAACATGGTTTTGTATTTAATCCTAATGGACTTCATGTGTACGCTAACGGTTTTCAACAGAAAGTTTGTTCAAAAGACGGGGCTCATTTATATGTTTCTGGTAATAGTTTTGCTGCAGCTCATTTTACGGGAATATTAGCAAATATCATCTATTCAATGGGATGCCAAAAAAGAGATTCTATTATAGAACAGCTTATAAAGGCAAGATTAGATTTAACAAAATTAGAGAATGAAGAAGATTACAACCATTTTCCAAAAATTAATAAGGGACTATTATTTCCTATTAATGAAGAAAATATAGAACGGATACGCCTACACCAGAAAGGAGATCCTGAAATCATAGGTTTTTATGATTATAGAACTTTTTACTTTGATTACTATCAAGTTAAAACACCCGATGGTAACAAGGAAGTTAGAATATATAGCAGTCTTGAAGAAGGTCTGGAGAAAGCGGATACGTTACTTATAGGTGATGTCAGTTTTATATCCTATCAGCAAAAAAAAGATTTATTGCAGAACTTAATAAAGAAGGCGATAACATTGGGGAAAAATGTACTTGTTAAAGATGCTTTTCATCCTGACGAACATAAGGAACTATATGAATTGGCGAAAAAAAAAGGGAAATTTATTAAGTCCAAGTATATTTAG
- a CDS encoding radical SAM/SPASM domain-containing protein: MYKIALELTKNCNLQCEYCYQTHLRENMDIKIAKNAIEIGVSNAISLRMDKVLISFFGGEPLLRFSEILELTKYAQLLAANKDLDLSFEITTNGTLLRSDILDFFADNQFYLKISLDGTPYYHDLNRLTSDGKGSYELIARNFDSIISYQKRLKMPVQISMVITQNNYKDLFLNIKHLLTLGFRMFDTALNSEDNWTISELSELKKELGKVVDYYFERAKIGKGFAWTFIDNGIIPQMKKRKNYFCGAGVTSIFVNTAGEIFPCFACFQNEALIGSLDMGFFEEKLERFKKYKRNLNRQCTQCEINSYCAACDCLMVNLEHSGDYYTVPMMFCELAKLRYELTNKLFLNTEWNEILEKAKVRN; the protein is encoded by the coding sequence ATGTATAAGATAGCATTGGAACTTACAAAAAACTGCAATTTACAATGTGAATATTGTTATCAAACACATTTACGCGAAAACATGGATATAAAGATAGCCAAAAACGCAATTGAAATAGGAGTAAGCAACGCAATTTCTTTAAGAATGGATAAAGTGTTGATCAGCTTTTTTGGTGGAGAACCGCTATTGCGGTTCAGTGAAATCTTGGAATTAACTAAGTATGCACAACTTTTAGCAGCGAACAAAGATTTAGATCTTTCTTTTGAGATAACCACAAATGGAACTTTATTAAGATCAGATATTCTAGATTTTTTCGCGGATAATCAATTCTATTTAAAGATAAGTTTAGATGGTACACCTTATTATCATGATTTAAACAGACTGACATCGGACGGAAAAGGGAGCTATGAATTAATAGCAAGAAATTTTGATTCTATTATTTCATATCAAAAAAGACTAAAAATGCCGGTTCAAATTAGTATGGTAATCACCCAAAACAATTATAAAGATCTTTTTTTAAATATAAAGCACCTGCTAACACTTGGATTCAGAATGTTTGATACTGCCTTAAATTCAGAGGATAATTGGACTATTTCAGAACTATCGGAGTTGAAAAAAGAACTTGGAAAAGTAGTGGATTATTATTTCGAGAGAGCCAAGATAGGGAAAGGGTTTGCTTGGACATTCATTGATAACGGAATTATACCTCAGATGAAAAAGAGAAAGAACTATTTTTGTGGAGCAGGGGTAACCAGTATTTTTGTTAATACTGCTGGAGAGATTTTTCCTTGTTTTGCATGTTTTCAAAATGAAGCGTTAATCGGTTCTCTAGATATGGGTTTCTTTGAAGAAAAGTTAGAACGATTTAAAAAATATAAGCGAAATCTAAATAGACAATGCACCCAGTGTGAAATAAATTCCTATTGTGCGGCCTGTGATTGCTTAATGGTTAATCTGGAGCATTCGGGAGATTATTATACTGTTCCAATGATGTTTTGCGAACTAGCAAAGCTCCGCTATGAATTAACAAATAAATTATTTCTCAACACCGAATGGAATGAGATTCTAGAGAAAGCAAAAGTAAGAAATTAG
- a CDS encoding transposase: MVYILEGMLSLLLSFQEQLKCLEKRMQELSAELPEAELLRTIPGVGEKLAATLVAELGDIRQFENPKQLVVYTRLDSDVFSSGKFTASSNRITKRGLKRLKRALFLAVQCSLRQGDCSKLKPYYDK, from the coding sequence ATGGTCTACATTCTGGAGGGGATGCTCTCCTTGCTTCTTTCCTTTCAGGAACAGCTAAAGTGCTTGGAGAAGCGGATGCAGGAACTTTCGGCAGAGTTGCCGGAAGCGGAGTTGCTACGTACCATTCCCGGAGTTGGAGAGAAGCTGGCAGCTACGCTCGTGGCAGAACTTGGAGACATTCGGCAGTTTGAGAACCCGAAACAATTGGTGGTCTATACCCGACTGGACTCGGATGTGTTTAGTTCAGGGAAATTTACAGCATCCAGCAACCGAATTACCAAGCGGGGCTTAAAACGCCTGAAGAGAGCCTTGTTTTTAGCCGTACAATGCAGTCTCAGACAAGGTGATTGCTCCAAGCTAAAACCTTATTACGACAAGTAA
- a CDS encoding radical SAM/SPASM domain-containing protein, with protein MNYLWNEKIEVQYQDEQYLFVNPDYGSWLRVKRNTKQLLDDMVGGIERNDVPDNVRKTVFHTFLQSGMIRSERSEESLPGKDRIKSIYLIVTKTCNLSCNFCSMGSFPQKFEQLSTEELKESIDKLTAYNVGRIVITGGEPFVREDIHEIINYINEKLFCKIIVCSNGLLLTPEKIQKMRGKVSRIDMSVENIFSSNMKNEFKKLESITKHLRENGINLSLSYVLTKGNWKNVFNFFDFVNQNDTGMSLKIVGPVGNARKHKDLFNSEISFTEIYIKLFNYIHQKGYSGRAFQDYFFQKLIPAYSCSAKNRILSINIDGNVYSCHSLPYPEFVVGNIRDEGMSNILKFSTDMASTPLYQKSFDVDQRNICSDCQARYFCQGSCFAEIYDNEERIDMLPPECEIKKAIILFNLWHYDQRRSFLENLGQLINYFESTEKFSNEVYT; from the coding sequence ATGAATTACTTATGGAATGAAAAAATAGAGGTACAGTATCAAGATGAGCAGTATTTATTTGTAAATCCGGATTATGGAAGTTGGTTAAGAGTTAAAAGAAACACAAAACAATTGCTTGATGATATGGTTGGCGGTATTGAACGAAATGATGTACCAGATAATGTTAGAAAAACAGTGTTTCATACGTTTTTACAATCTGGAATGATTCGCTCTGAGCGATCTGAAGAATCTCTACCCGGTAAGGACAGAATAAAATCGATATATCTAATTGTAACCAAAACATGCAATCTATCATGCAATTTTTGTTCAATGGGCTCCTTTCCGCAGAAGTTCGAACAATTGAGTACTGAGGAATTAAAGGAGAGTATTGATAAGCTCACAGCATACAATGTTGGCCGAATTGTTATTACAGGTGGAGAACCGTTTGTCAGAGAGGATATTCATGAAATAATAAATTATATAAATGAAAAACTCTTTTGTAAGATCATTGTTTGTTCTAATGGATTACTACTTACACCAGAGAAAATTCAGAAGATGAGAGGCAAAGTATCACGAATTGATATGAGCGTAGAAAATATTTTTTCAAGTAACATGAAAAATGAGTTTAAAAAGTTAGAAAGTATAACTAAACATCTTCGTGAAAATGGGATTAATCTCTCCTTATCTTATGTACTTACCAAAGGAAACTGGAAAAATGTTTTTAATTTTTTTGATTTTGTAAATCAGAATGATACGGGTATGTCTTTAAAAATAGTAGGACCTGTAGGAAATGCCAGAAAACATAAAGACTTGTTTAATTCCGAAATTTCCTTCACTGAAATATATATCAAATTATTTAATTATATTCATCAAAAAGGTTATAGTGGAAGGGCATTTCAAGACTACTTTTTCCAAAAGTTAATCCCTGCCTATAGCTGTTCAGCAAAAAATAGAATACTGAGTATTAACATAGACGGGAATGTATACTCCTGTCATTCACTCCCGTATCCCGAGTTCGTAGTGGGAAATATCCGCGATGAAGGTATGTCAAATATACTTAAATTTAGTACGGATATGGCTAGCACACCACTATATCAAAAATCTTTTGATGTGGATCAAAGAAATATTTGTAGTGATTGCCAAGCGAGATATTTCTGCCAAGGATCATGTTTCGCGGAGATATACGATAATGAAGAAAGAATAGATATGTTACCTCCTGAATGTGAAATAAAGAAAGCAATTATTCTTTTTAATCTGTGGCATTATGATCAAAGAAGGAGTTTTTTGGAGAATCTAGGACAGCTTATTAATTATTTTGAATCTACTGAGAAGTTCTCTAATGAAGTATATACCTAA
- a CDS encoding B12-binding domain-containing radical SAM protein has product MDQTVRYKVALVVPLFYETQEFDDMIVEYLGFGYIASYLRKHGIMVEIIDPFVESLRLEDVVIKLIDGCYDLLGFTLMTSDHFNGMKNILNQLPVNMLDHIHILVGGYYATFQRGKLFKEEARINSLVVGEGEITISELVSKLERKQELKDIKGLIYKESGKIITNEKRPFMSAEELDRLPFPARDHIDIIIKKKGRIQVNSSRGCFGQCSFCAVHSFYADQKGKKWRGRSPENVVKEIEDLVTTYNIKYIHFSDEEFIGPGRWGRERAKQIARLLLERNLNIRFSLYCRADSVDEETFQALKKAGLNSVFLGVEFGVQSSLDFYRKGITIPQIKNAITILDRLKIRINVGYMMFEPMINLESFRENLYFCVKYTKFTLKRAISRMAIYPNSDAYVKLLPKIKMDEQLSFDNMYGDYYNYQFVDRRVDFLYKLLNKSLIVISPSKKYLKIKRETMPEDKDNLLANWTYELYRLIDSLAVRLLAETDFSNESLTVYIQAFKEELLAWDSDEKVSCLNKEHLN; this is encoded by the coding sequence ATGGACCAAACAGTAAGGTATAAAGTCGCCTTGGTTGTCCCATTATTTTATGAAACGCAAGAATTTGATGATATGATCGTTGAGTATTTAGGATTTGGATACATTGCATCTTATTTGCGTAAACATGGAATAATGGTGGAAATAATTGATCCATTTGTAGAGAGTCTAAGACTTGAGGATGTAGTAATAAAACTGATAGATGGATGCTATGATTTGCTCGGATTCACGCTCATGACATCGGATCATTTTAATGGAATGAAAAACATTTTAAATCAACTTCCGGTGAACATGCTGGATCATATACATATTCTGGTTGGAGGATACTATGCTACTTTTCAAAGGGGAAAATTATTTAAAGAAGAAGCCCGGATTAACTCTTTAGTAGTCGGGGAAGGCGAGATTACCATAAGTGAATTAGTAAGTAAATTGGAAAGAAAACAGGAACTCAAAGATATAAAAGGCTTGATATATAAGGAATCAGGAAAAATTATTACTAACGAAAAGCGTCCATTTATGTCTGCTGAGGAATTAGATCGGCTTCCTTTTCCAGCGAGAGATCACATTGATATTATCATTAAGAAAAAAGGGAGAATTCAAGTCAATTCTAGTAGAGGATGTTTTGGTCAGTGCTCCTTTTGCGCGGTCCACTCTTTTTACGCGGATCAAAAGGGCAAGAAGTGGAGAGGAAGAAGTCCGGAGAATGTAGTGAAGGAAATTGAAGATTTGGTTACTACATATAATATTAAATACATACATTTTTCTGATGAAGAATTTATCGGCCCTGGTAGATGGGGGAGAGAACGAGCAAAACAAATTGCTAGGCTTCTATTGGAACGCAATTTAAACATTAGATTTAGTTTATATTGTAGAGCTGACAGCGTGGATGAAGAAACCTTTCAAGCTTTGAAAAAAGCTGGACTGAATAGCGTCTTTCTTGGAGTAGAGTTTGGCGTCCAGAGTTCACTCGATTTTTATCGAAAGGGGATTACCATACCCCAAATAAAAAATGCAATAACTATTCTAGACAGATTAAAGATACGAATTAATGTGGGCTATATGATGTTTGAACCTATGATTAATTTGGAGTCATTTAGAGAGAATCTTTATTTTTGTGTCAAATACACAAAATTTACATTAAAAAGAGCTATTAGTCGTATGGCCATTTATCCTAACTCAGATGCTTATGTAAAGTTACTTCCCAAAATCAAAATGGATGAACAGTTATCATTTGATAACATGTATGGTGATTATTATAATTACCAATTTGTTGATAGAAGAGTCGATTTTTTATATAAGCTGCTTAATAAAAGCTTAATCGTCATATCTCCATCAAAAAAATATTTGAAAATAAAAAGAGAAACCATGCCCGAGGATAAAGATAATTTATTAGCGAATTGGACATATGAACTTTACCGATTGATTGATTCGTTAGCTGTGCGACTACTAGCAGAAACCGATTTCTCTAATGAAAGTTTAACTGTATATATTCAGGCATTTAAAGAGGAACTATTAGCCTGGGATTCTGACGAAAAAGTAAGTTGTCTTAATAAAGAACATTTGAATTAG
- a CDS encoding IS110 family transposase has translation MPMVILEATGHYYKGFVTLLVQEEGIPYYIVNQSLAVQESERN, from the coding sequence ATGCCCATGGTTATTCTGGAAGCGACCGGGCACTATTACAAAGGGTTCGTAACCCTCTTGGTTCAGGAGGAGGGGATTCCGTACTACATCGTCAATCAATCCCTTGCTGTTCAAGAGAGCGAGAGGAACTAA
- a CDS encoding ABC transporter ATP-binding protein, with the protein MNIRTNKESRTGTKKAIFKRIFECIKPYWRQTLFTIIILCITSLLGVLPSIIVQQIIDRALPGKDFNLLVLLVSCSLISTVISSLLSVWQSYLSTSISQNIIYNLKNKMYRHLQEMPYHFFTTVNQGEIITRMSSDLSGIQGVFNGTIVNFVSNTLILMSTFITLMLMDWKLALLGMFALPLFVFPTKKVGNIRLKLAKQTQQQLSLENQIINETLSISGFKLMKIFNQEIKESEALQTVSFNTSRLQIKEFTAGRWFVMIMTVFTSFGPLLIYLYGGFLFIQGEISIGAIVAFVTLLARLYAPVGQLSNLYVDIVRSEALFERIFEYFDMKPQTTASISLSPWNVATHDIVFNNVNFAYQMNKPVLKNISFTAYSGKVTALVGPSGSGKTTIVNLIPRLYEINSGSINIGDEDICSLNLPSLRSKIGLVTQETYLFNGTIKENLLYAKSEATDQEIITACEAAYIHQFIMSLPEGYETLVGNRGIKLSGGEKQRISIARVLLKNPPIIIMDEATSSLDTLSEYYIQKAMNYLLKEKTSIVIAHRLSTIKNASNILVIKEGSIIGEGTHDELLKKNGIYKELCEKQFGKDFAY; encoded by the coding sequence ATGAATATAAGGACAAATAAAGAGAGTAGAACTGGAACTAAAAAAGCGATATTCAAGCGGATATTTGAATGTATAAAACCTTATTGGAGACAAACACTGTTTACAATAATTATTTTATGTATTACCTCCTTGCTAGGTGTACTACCATCAATAATAGTGCAACAGATTATCGATCGGGCTCTCCCTGGGAAAGACTTTAATCTACTTGTTCTACTTGTTTCGTGTTCATTAATTTCAACCGTAATTTCAAGCTTATTAAGTGTATGGCAAAGTTATTTAAGCACCTCTATTTCTCAAAATATAATTTATAATTTAAAAAACAAAATGTATCGCCATTTACAAGAAATGCCCTATCATTTTTTTACTACAGTTAATCAAGGTGAGATAATCACCCGTATGAGTAGTGATTTATCGGGAATTCAAGGTGTATTTAATGGTACAATCGTTAATTTTGTTAGTAATACTCTTATATTAATGAGTACATTTATAACTTTAATGCTTATGGACTGGAAGCTTGCATTACTTGGAATGTTTGCCTTACCTTTATTTGTATTTCCCACTAAAAAAGTGGGGAATATTCGATTGAAATTAGCAAAACAGACGCAACAACAATTATCCTTGGAAAATCAAATTATTAACGAGACACTTAGCATTAGTGGATTTAAACTGATGAAAATATTTAATCAAGAAATAAAAGAATCAGAGGCACTCCAAACAGTATCCTTTAATACCTCAAGGTTACAGATCAAGGAATTTACAGCGGGTCGTTGGTTTGTAATGATTATGACTGTTTTCACTAGTTTCGGTCCTTTGCTTATCTATTTATATGGTGGCTTTTTATTTATTCAAGGTGAAATATCTATTGGAGCTATTGTTGCCTTTGTAACATTACTGGCAAGGCTTTATGCCCCTGTTGGGCAATTATCGAATTTATATGTGGACATTGTTCGTTCTGAGGCCTTATTTGAACGTATCTTTGAGTATTTTGACATGAAACCTCAAACTACGGCTTCTATCTCATTATCTCCCTGGAATGTTGCTACTCACGACATCGTATTTAATAACGTTAACTTTGCATATCAAATGAATAAACCTGTTTTAAAAAACATCTCATTTACTGCTTATTCAGGTAAAGTGACTGCATTAGTTGGTCCAAGTGGGTCAGGAAAGACAACAATTGTTAATCTAATTCCTCGCTTATATGAAATCAATTCAGGCAGTATTAACATAGGAGATGAAGATATCTGTTCATTAAATCTTCCATCACTTCGTTCAAAGATTGGACTCGTTACTCAAGAAACATATTTGTTTAACGGAACGATTAAAGAAAACCTATTATACGCAAAAAGTGAAGCTACTGATCAGGAAATAATTACAGCTTGTGAAGCTGCTTATATTCATCAGTTTATTATGAGTTTGCCAGAAGGCTATGAGACTTTGGTGGGAAATCGTGGAATTAAGTTGTCAGGGGGAGAAAAACAAAGAATCTCTATAGCTAGAGTCCTCTTGAAAAATCCACCGATCATAATTATGGATGAGGCCACTTCTTCTCTAGATACACTGTCGGAATACTATATTCAAAAAGCGATGAATTATCTACTTAAAGAAAAAACAAGTATAGTTATAGCACATCGCCTCTCAACCATTAAAAATGCTTCTAATATCCTTGTTATAAAGGAAGGGTCGATTATTGGGGAAGGGACACATGATGAACTTTTGAAAAAAAACGGCATTTACAAGGAATTATGCGAAAAGCAATTCGGGAAAGATTTTGCATACTGA
- a CDS encoding V-type ATP synthase subunit E family protein — MRNFTNDMAKKILVNKISVEVLLTEYPEYREEVLQEINALKNSKKSNLIKAIIDKYTVSARIAGNKIYKSGLNEKTIEVFLPDIIKARFAIYLLEQLNLAVSSNSPTFNVRFNFWDGTILQKLLFKKGLERKPVSISLFRFFWRFIINKKMLMPLVNKHGIYCFYSKDLIKELSILIRENNCLEIGAGDGTLTKFLNEHNNNCKATDDYSWEHYITYPDFVEKADAKTALNKYNPKVVICSWPVPKNSYEKHVFKTNSVELYIVIGTKSATYTGDFDSYYNADKFSMEINERLSSLVLPPSDENAVYIFKRKDKVIN, encoded by the coding sequence AGAAGAAGTACTACAAGAAATCAATGCACTTAAAAATTCGAAAAAATCAAATTTAATCAAAGCCATTATTGATAAATATACAGTTAGTGCAAGAATTGCCGGAAATAAGATTTATAAAAGTGGGCTCAATGAAAAAACAATAGAGGTGTTTTTGCCAGATATAATTAAGGCGCGCTTTGCTATTTATTTATTGGAACAATTAAATCTTGCTGTATCTTCTAACTCTCCTACATTTAATGTACGGTTTAATTTTTGGGATGGGACTATATTACAAAAACTTCTGTTTAAAAAAGGGCTTGAAAGAAAGCCGGTGTCCATAAGTTTATTCAGATTTTTCTGGAGATTTATTATAAACAAAAAAATGTTGATGCCACTTGTTAATAAACACGGCATTTACTGTTTCTACTCTAAAGATTTAATAAAAGAACTTTCTATTTTAATTAGGGAAAATAATTGCCTTGAGATAGGTGCGGGAGATGGAACTTTAACTAAGTTTTTAAACGAACATAATAATAATTGTAAAGCAACAGATGACTACAGTTGGGAACACTATATTACCTACCCCGATTTTGTAGAAAAAGCTGATGCTAAAACTGCTCTAAACAAATACAATCCTAAAGTAGTCATTTGTTCTTGGCCTGTTCCAAAAAACTCATATGAAAAACATGTTTTCAAGACAAACTCGGTTGAACTATATATAGTAATTGGGACAAAAAGTGCAACTTATACTGGGGATTTTGATTCTTACTATAACGCTGATAAGTTTTCTATGGAAATAAATGAACGTTTATCATCTTTAGTTTTACCTCCTTCGGATGAGAATGCAGTCTATATTTTCAAACGAAAAGATAAAGTAATCAATTAA
- a CDS encoding radical SAM protein, with amino-acid sequence MKLNLFTTNACNLNCTYCYEKNKNSLQMSEETGIKAIDHFWNKDKDGIFNINFHGGEPLLKFDLIKKIVGHVNDKCQNDPPKFTVDFSLTTNGTLISKEIGEFFKQNNFNVRLSLDGKLEAHDLHRRTYGNKGTFNKVLSGAFLLKEAKVDFTTRMTVTPENVYYLVESVEWLLNNDFLKINIVTDTFSNWNEKFEFLRQAFWKIKELYIDARNNKQVRINLFDGKFSSYILDSPPLFCNAGFGSFSISTSGLIYPCVYVVDLEEFCIGDVNTGISSLRRKECIESCLKREDSCGDCNIQGFCQARKCGFLNYLSNGYLDQPNPFLCKREQLLYSLTTEVFDRLYHRNDSQINWMIKRLKSFPHLTVNKDIKQYLS; translated from the coding sequence TTGAAACTAAATCTTTTTACTACAAATGCATGTAATTTGAATTGTACTTATTGTTATGAAAAGAATAAAAACAGTCTCCAAATGTCAGAAGAAACTGGTATTAAGGCTATTGATCACTTTTGGAATAAAGATAAAGATGGTATTTTCAATATTAATTTTCATGGCGGAGAACCACTGCTGAAATTCGATTTGATAAAGAAAATAGTTGGCCATGTCAATGATAAATGTCAAAATGATCCCCCTAAATTTACCGTCGACTTTTCCCTGACAACGAATGGAACTTTAATATCTAAAGAGATAGGAGAGTTTTTTAAGCAGAATAACTTCAATGTTCGGCTAAGTTTGGATGGAAAACTCGAAGCGCATGACTTACATCGAAGAACCTATGGTAATAAAGGTACTTTTAACAAGGTGCTCTCTGGTGCTTTTTTGCTTAAAGAGGCCAAGGTTGATTTTACAACGAGAATGACTGTAACACCTGAGAATGTATATTATCTTGTTGAAAGTGTAGAATGGCTTCTTAATAATGACTTTTTGAAAATAAATATTGTGACAGACACTTTTTCTAATTGGAATGAAAAATTTGAATTTCTTAGACAAGCATTCTGGAAAATCAAGGAGCTATATATAGACGCCAGGAATAACAAGCAAGTCCGGATTAATTTATTTGACGGCAAATTCTCTTCTTACATACTTGATTCTCCCCCACTGTTTTGTAATGCGGGCTTTGGTAGTTTTTCAATCAGCACATCAGGATTGATTTATCCATGTGTTTATGTGGTTGATCTAGAGGAGTTTTGTATTGGTGATGTTAACACTGGAATTTCTTCACTGAGGAGAAAAGAATGCATCGAGAGTTGTCTTAAAAGAGAAGATAGCTGCGGTGATTGCAATATTCAAGGCTTTTGCCAAGCACGCAAATGTGGTTTCCTAAATTACCTAAGTAACGGGTATCTAGATCAACCCAATCCATTCCTTTGTAAACGGGAGCAACTTTTATATAGTCTGACAACTGAGGTTTTTGATAGGCTCTACCATCGAAACGATTCACAAATAAATTGGATGATAAAACGATTGAAATCATTTCCTCATTTGACAGTTAACAAAGATATTAAACAATATTTATCTTGA